The Mercenaria mercenaria strain notata chromosome 6, MADL_Memer_1, whole genome shotgun sequence genome contains the following window.
AGGACATGCCCATTATTTACTTTGGAGCCAGAATTCCGAGTTTCAACAGTGTTCGAGTATGCTTTGTAAAACTGCATGATTCGCACCAATTTTGAGGAAGTTGCGGGTTTCTTCTGAGTGATAAAGTTATAactgcttttcataaacataGATCTAAAATAAGATATCTAGATCTACTAGCTGTTgttaataaaaatgcattttttttgtttttttcatgaaCTTGCTCAAAGTATGTGTTGTTCCACATATTTAGCATGGCGATTTGATGAGTTTGTTGACACATTATGAATTTACTTTTAGCTCCTGACCGACAAGAAATTCTGTAGATCTAATTCAATAATTTGTGTAAATGTGCAAGAATAAGTTTACTGTAGTACACTCACTTATGACCCCAAATTGCTTCCAGCTATGAACAAACACAAACTTTGAGACAAGAGTACCCCAAACTATTTAGCCAATGAAATTTAGCGACAAGAGTTGTAATTCTATCTTCCCTGAGAAGTGCAACAAAACGTATGTATTAAAGACGTTAATACATGCAAGAGCctggccgggaggtgataatcggcccggaaatTGAATAATGGCCCTCCCGGCCAGGCTCTTGCATGTATTAACCTATAAATAATACCTGGGAGAACATAAAGTCTGTTCTCAAGGTACATATATATTGCTGTGGCAATATAATGTTTGTACTAAAGGCAGATATAAATTACTTTGTGTAAATTATATGTCCATTAATTAAATCTTCATTGATTTATTCATTGACTTTAACATTAAGTTCTCTAAATTTACCATGTATTacaagttttatatataaaatttaatagcCACAGTGTAGCAGGGCACAGCAGCTTCATGTAGATACTCCATTTCCTGCAGTACCATGTTCAGTTCAGTGTATTTTCGTGCATGTTAACTATTTAATTAAGAAGTCTACAGATAAGAATGTTTGCAGCATTGTTTCTTGCTTGGATATTCAGAGAACTCATGTAGCAGTGTAAAGCATCAATAGGTCGGTTTTCCTGTTCCATACACTGTCCTAGTAAGTTCAGTGCTGTTTCCCTGTGACCTAGGTTTTTCACTGTATCAATGGTAGTGACAAGGTTTGCAAGTGCACATTGTTGGTCTGTCACTCTCTGAAGAGCTCCATATGTCTTGTACTGTAGAAAGTAGAGGTAAGGTAGAGAATCTACCACAGCCCAGTCCATCCAACAGTCAGATATTTCATTCCTTTCAAGCCTGTCCTCTTGTGTAGACCTAAACATTTCATACTGTAGCTCTTTAGGAACACAGCAAATTTCACATTGCAGAAATCTGACACAAAATGCTGTGATATGTTGTATCAGTTCTTCATTTCCAGTGGTACATTTATGCATGAATCCTTGCCTTAGGTAATTCGAGGGATGATCATTACATGCAGGTTCAACAGTATTCAGATCATACTTTTCTTCTATATTCCTCAGAACAAACTCTGCTCTTTCCATATCTCCTACACAGTATAATGCTGATGCTAATTTCAACCCACCAGATGACACATCTGAGTGCAAACCAGTTGAAAACCAGCCCAGTGCTTCTGGAGATATACTATGAGTAGTGTAAATGTTGTGAGATGCTATCACAGATCCTAGTGAAGAAGAAAGTAGAGGTGCTAAAAGCTTCAGTGATGATTTTTCCAAGCTGTTTAAACCCATTGCTCTGTACATTCTTGTTAGTGTTAATGTAATGTCTGATAACCTCTTATACATCATTTCATTTCCATCATGCATTGATTCTAAAAGGCACGTGTGATTTCTGCTTATGCTAATGGTAATATTATATAGCAGCAGTGTTGAAATTGTAGCATACATTTGGGCTGGAGTTACATGATACTGAAAAGCTTCACCCATCTTCACCTTTACTTTTAGTCTTTTACCAAGGTCATCCATGGGAATTTCGAGTAGTGATTGACCCTTGCTTTGTATGATCTTTTGTAGGATTTCAAAAACTCTGACTTTGTTATGAGGAGAAATTCTTCCGGCCATCAGGTTGTTTTTAGGTATTACAAAATGTGGACAGTTTTCTTTTCTAACAAAGTTCTGTAATACTGTAAGGCAGCACATTAAACATGGGAGTAAGTTAGATTTCACCCAGTTATTTGAACGTGTATTTTggatacaatgaaataaaacagttttgcacATGAAACTTGAAAGGACACCATCACACTGAggatttatgaatgttttaagaatcatcTTCATCAGAATATAACATCTTAATTGTGTGATGTTTAAACTGAACATTAGACACCTTTCAGCTTGAGAAGTAGATATTCTCCAAGTTTTTCATTCTGGCCATTTTTACTGCTCACTGGTACAACAAAACATCCTGTAGTCTCACAATATCTCTTCATGTCTTCTGTAGGCCATCTTCCTATGCCTTGTCTTAATAACCACGGCCGGGCTTCTGCAGGCCATGATTTACAGTGGTGTGCTGGAACTAAATCTTTATCAGCAAAACCACGCCTTCCTTGTGTTGAATGAGCTGGACCATTTATTACAGTTCCTGCTGTAGCAGGATTTTTAAATACTGTGTTCTTCGCCAGCACTTTACCTCTGCTGACTGTAAGGTCACCGACTAGTTCATGATCAGTAGGAAGAGGAACAGGAAGAGGCTCATCATCCCTCAGATATTGTAGTAGACAGTAACCTGGTGATGTGGTCTCATCCTGGATCATCAGTAGATTGAGCTTGCCAGGTTGCCACTCACTCCAGTCCTGTATAACATTAAACTCACTGGAGCAGTAGAGTGTATCAGTGTCTGAATGGAGTCCTAATGTTGTAGACCCTTCAGACTGGCTGCCAAAATGAAAGGTGGAAATGTTCTCACCCAGCAATATGTCTGTACAAATCTCCATAGTTTCCCTCAACAAGTAAATCCTCCTTCTCTTCAGAATCATTCTCTTATTGGCACCAATATCATTGAGCACCTCTGACAGTTTCAGTGATACAGTACGGTGATAATCAGGATCTTGAGACATTCTGGAaatgtaaaacagcaaaatactTATAAACTGAATTTGTATTCCAGTTGTTTATTTAGATCtgaattttaaactaaaatagcAGAGGAAAGAAAgcaataatatgaaatatttccatttattttctatatacatgaaatgtatttgtatttgtgatACTGTATTATGAATTACACCTGTTATAGGGTaggaaatttttttgttttttttttaacaaaataaaattttccattAAAACAGTTGCCATAAAGATATAGATTACCTTAAAAATAAAGTGCCTGCCTTAACTCACCTTGAAAAAATTTTCTTATGCAGTGTGATTGTGTTTATTGTCTAATTCCCTGccataaatgacattaaaaaaaacaatttccaatctattttctgttttaatttttttggaaatttaatcaaatttactTCCtgaacaaagggaagtaatccatTCACTTAGTAAGATAAGAGCAACTGCTCATTATTCCCCTTACAGTTTAGCTTGCACCATGATTGATGTCTGCAG
Protein-coding sequences here:
- the LOC123548764 gene encoding uncharacterized protein LOC123548764; this translates as METARVEYTRMSQDPDYHRTVSLKLSEVLNDIGANKRMILKRRRIYLLRETMEICTDILLGENISTFHFGSQSEGSTTLGLHSDTDTLYCSSEFNVIQDWSEWQPGKLNLLMIQDETTSPGYCLLQYLRDDEPLPVPLPTDHELVGDLTVSRGKVLAKNTVFKNPATAGTVINGPAHSTQGRRGFADKDLVPAHHCKSWPAEARPISTSQAERCLMFSLNITQLRCYILMKMILKTFINPQCDGVLSSFMCKTVLFHCIQNTRSNNWVKSNLLPCLMCCLTVLQNFVRKENCPHFVIPKNNLMAGRISPHNKVRVFEILQKIIQSKGQSLLEIPMDDLGKRLKVKVKMGEAFQYHVTPAQMYATISTLLLYNITISISRNHTCLLESMHDGNEMMYKRLSDITLTLTRMYRAMGLNSLEKSSLKLLAPLLSSSLGSVIASHNIYTTHSISPEALGWFSTGLHSDVSSGGLKLASALYCVGDMERAEFVLRNIEEKYDLNTVEPACNDHPSNYLRQGFMHKCTTGNEELIQHITAFCVRFLQCEICCVPKELQYEMFRSTQEDRLERNEISDCWMDWAVVDSLPYLYFLQYKTYGALQRVTDQQCALANLVTTIDTVKNLGHRETALNLLGQCMEQENRPIDALHCYMSSLNIQARNNAANILICRLLN